The Deltaproteobacteria bacterium genome has a segment encoding these proteins:
- a CDS encoding winged helix-turn-helix transcriptional regulator yields MRAYEDIMKAASDPTRVRILKILEGGEMCVCQIIAVIALGQSTISKHLFLLRAAGLIKDRRDKKWIHYSLDGKSVNLYAGPVLRNLRKWLNDDPLVLKDRERAAMAREIGPIAICEHGMKLPGRRSPLTRFHNRPLKRTYGTARPIA; encoded by the coding sequence TTGCGCGCATACGAGGATATCATGAAGGCCGCCTCCGACCCGACCCGTGTTAGGATTCTCAAGATCCTGGAAGGCGGGGAAATGTGCGTCTGCCAGATCATCGCGGTCATCGCCCTGGGCCAGTCCACGATTTCGAAGCATCTTTTTCTGCTGCGCGCCGCCGGATTGATCAAGGACCGCCGCGACAAAAAATGGATCCACTACTCCCTCGACGGGAAGAGCGTAAATCTTTACGCCGGCCCGGTTCTCCGGAATCTCCGGAAGTGGCTGAACGACGATCCCCTCGTCCTGAAGGACCGCGAAAGGGCGGCCATGGCAAGGGAGATCGGGCCGATCGCCATCTGCGAGCACGGCATGAAACTTCCGGGACGCAGATCGCCACTCACACGATTCCATAATCGGCCCTTGAAGCGGACGTACGGCACGGCAAGACCCATAGCATAA
- a CDS encoding molecular chaperone TorD family protein, with translation MSSDGFVAAEVKRGDCFRLLAACFYPPDRKALLEEDVPGNLRRLLESVCPEAASHAEGMAGALSRTEDVELAAAHAKLFVGPFELQAPPYGSVYLDSGRRLMGDSTIEVLRFYRRAGLSLIADFEEAPDHIAAELEFMYYLVGKETRAIRHGDRNGAYGYLEMQRKFQGNYLRPWVEPFCESIRTGSDHEFYRLLADGLSTFIMNTPVPGTLPEKLGPEA, from the coding sequence GTGTCCAGTGACGGTTTCGTCGCCGCGGAGGTGAAAAGGGGGGATTGCTTCAGGCTTCTTGCCGCGTGCTTTTACCCTCCCGACAGGAAAGCGTTGCTGGAGGAGGATGTGCCGGGTAACCTTCGCAGGCTTCTTGAATCCGTCTGCCCGGAAGCGGCTTCGCATGCGGAAGGGATGGCCGGTGCGCTATCGCGAACAGAGGATGTCGAACTCGCCGCGGCCCATGCGAAGTTGTTCGTGGGGCCCTTCGAATTGCAGGCGCCTCCGTACGGGTCGGTATACCTGGATTCGGGCAGGAGACTGATGGGCGACTCGACGATCGAGGTTCTAAGGTTTTATCGTCGGGCCGGCCTGTCCCTGATTGCCGATTTCGAAGAGGCTCCCGACCACATTGCCGCGGAGCTGGAATTCATGTATTACCTCGTCGGGAAAGAGACGAGGGCGATCCGGCACGGGGACAGGAACGGCGCTTACGGTTACCTGGAAATGCAGCGGAAGTTCCAGGGAAATTATCTGCGCCCCTGGGTCGAGCCGTTCTGCGAAAGCATCAGGACCGGTTCCGATCATGAGTTCTACAGGCTGCTTGCGGATGGACTTTCGACGTTCATCATGAATACCCCCGTTCCGGGGACGCTCCCCGAAAAGCTCGGCCCGGAGGCGTGA
- a CDS encoding 4Fe-4S dicluster domain-containing protein, giving the protein MKQYGMVIDLQKCVGCGACAISCKTENNTQNRGNGQSFNWAGFLYEESGSFPNVAHITRPVMCNHCTDAPCVAACPVTPPAIFKTPDGITMINHERCKGDRACQRACPYSKEAIGAGDWSVLSFNEFKKETHPNFRDASEMIPGGTASGAATAAQAGSVPPHRNRYGHPDYDDIRRAGVIEKCIFCDHRVKKGELPYCVVSCPSGARIFGDIKDPAGEPAKLLKTYKAQVLKPEEGTGPNVYYIRSFKVSL; this is encoded by the coding sequence ATGAAACAGTACGGAATGGTTATAGACCTTCAAAAGTGCGTCGGCTGCGGGGCTTGCGCGATATCCTGCAAGACCGAGAACAACACGCAGAACAGGGGGAACGGCCAGTCGTTCAACTGGGCGGGCTTCCTGTATGAAGAGTCCGGCTCGTTCCCGAACGTCGCCCATATCACCCGTCCAGTGATGTGCAACCACTGCACGGACGCCCCCTGCGTCGCCGCGTGTCCCGTGACCCCGCCGGCCATATTCAAGACGCCGGACGGGATCACCATGATCAACCACGAGAGGTGCAAAGGCGACCGGGCGTGCCAGCGGGCTTGCCCCTACAGCAAGGAGGCAATCGGCGCAGGCGACTGGAGCGTCTTGAGCTTCAACGAGTTCAAGAAGGAAACCCACCCGAATTTCCGCGACGCCTCGGAGATGATCCCGGGCGGAACGGCATCCGGCGCGGCGACAGCCGCACAAGCGGGCTCGGTCCCACCCCACCGTAACAGGTACGGCCACCCCGATTACGACGATATCCGCCGCGCCGGAGTCATCGAAAAATGCATCTTCTGCGACCATCGCGTCAAAAAGGGAGAATTGCCCTACTGCGTGGTTTCCTGTCCTTCCGGGGCGCGTATCTTCGGCGATATCAAGGATCCGGCCGGCGAACCGGCGAAGCTCCTGAAGACGTACAAGGCCCAGGTGCTGAAACCCGAGGAAGGCACCGGTCCGAATGTTTATTACATCCGGAGCTTCAAGGTATCTCTATAG
- a CDS encoding sulfate permease: MRRTGGRFKLDLMEISGSLGDLATFLPLAIGLIVVNGVNATSLFLSAGFAYIAAGLYYGLPMPVQPLKATSAIAIAMAVGPEEISAAAFSMGVLFLLLSLFDLKRIFGRIFTRPVVRGIQLGLGILLVKSGWKAVFGGGGHAIAGMAGSPVLYGVAVAVVCAGIILLSRKSRRYPAALVVTVFGLLLGLLERPFSGASSLSLGWIRPEWSIPLGADIYTVLVVLLLPQIPLTFANSVAATAETSRRYFGEDARRVTIRSLAASLGGANLLAGLIGGMPVCHGSGGLTAHYRFGARGGGANLFIGGLFIALALLFGRSIPDLFGLLPLSILGVLLIYVGFEHALLIADVLEDSRELAVTASIGLITLVTGNLAIAFMVGIALNEIGGKLFRKDVCRKTAWEKSS, encoded by the coding sequence GTGCGGAGAACAGGGGGCCGGTTCAAACTTGACCTGATGGAGATTTCCGGGTCCCTTGGAGACCTCGCGACCTTTCTTCCCCTGGCCATCGGCCTGATCGTCGTCAATGGAGTGAACGCGACGTCGCTTTTTTTGTCGGCGGGTTTCGCGTATATAGCGGCGGGCCTCTATTACGGCCTGCCGATGCCTGTCCAGCCGCTGAAGGCGACGTCCGCCATCGCAATCGCCATGGCCGTCGGCCCGGAGGAAATATCCGCGGCGGCTTTCTCGATGGGGGTCCTCTTCCTTCTCCTGTCGCTGTTCGACCTGAAGAGGATTTTCGGAAGGATATTCACCCGCCCCGTCGTGCGTGGTATCCAGCTCGGGTTGGGAATTCTCCTGGTCAAGAGCGGATGGAAGGCGGTTTTCGGAGGCGGCGGCCATGCCATCGCCGGCATGGCGGGCTCGCCGGTTCTTTACGGTGTTGCAGTCGCCGTCGTCTGCGCGGGCATCATCCTCCTTTCCCGGAAAAGCCGCCGGTATCCCGCCGCCCTTGTGGTCACGGTCTTCGGATTGCTCCTCGGGTTGCTGGAGAGGCCTTTCAGCGGGGCGTCTTCCCTGTCCCTTGGCTGGATCCGTCCGGAATGGAGCATTCCCCTCGGCGCTGATATCTACACGGTTCTCGTCGTTCTCCTCCTCCCGCAGATACCGCTCACTTTCGCCAACTCTGTGGCCGCCACGGCTGAGACATCGCGCCGGTATTTCGGTGAAGATGCGCGGCGCGTGACGATCCGCAGTCTCGCGGCATCCCTGGGGGGCGCAAATCTTCTCGCGGGGTTGATCGGCGGGATGCCGGTGTGCCACGGGTCGGGAGGCCTGACGGCCCATTACCGTTTCGGGGCGAGGGGCGGAGGGGCCAATCTCTTCATCGGCGGGCTGTTCATCGCGCTTGCCCTGCTGTTCGGAAGATCGATACCGGATCTCTTCGGCCTTCTGCCCTTGTCGATCCTCGGGGTCCTGCTGATCTATGTCGGGTTCGAACACGCGCTGCTGATCGCGGATGTGCTGGAGGACTCCCGCGAACTGGCGGTCACCGCAAGCATAGGGTTAATAACGCTTGTCACGGGCAACCTTGCCATTGCCTTCATGGTGGGGATCGCCCTGAACGAGATCGGCGGGAAGCTTTTCCGGAAAGACGTCTGCCGCAAGACCGCCTGGGAAAAATCCTCGTAG
- the arsB gene encoding ACR3 family arsenite efflux transporter: MKAEKRLNVFERYLSLWVALCMGVGIFIGKTFPVAVDALRTMEFGKDSQINIPIAVLIWLMIYPMMLKVDFTSILGVRKRPKGLIVTLVVNWLVKPFSMALFGYLFFKHLFLPWIGPELADQYLAGTIILAAAPCTAMVFVWSYLTDGDPAYTLVQVSVNDLIMLVLFAPVVKFLISGASSLAVPFMVLIYAVLFFIVIPLAAGVVSRTWLLRAKGSEWFERFLSVLHPVTVVALLATLVCIFAFQADNITARSFHILLIAVPISIQVYFNSSLTYGLMKWLKVPHNVAAPGALIGASNFFELAVATAIALYGPGSGAALATVVGVLVEVPVMLSVCSFCNRTRHWFPAEAGRPD, translated from the coding sequence ATGAAGGCGGAGAAGCGCCTGAACGTGTTCGAGCGGTACTTGAGCCTCTGGGTCGCCTTATGTATGGGAGTCGGTATCTTTATCGGAAAAACGTTCCCCGTAGCGGTCGATGCGTTGAGGACGATGGAGTTCGGCAAGGACAGCCAGATCAACATCCCGATCGCGGTGCTCATCTGGCTGATGATCTACCCGATGATGCTCAAGGTGGACTTCACCTCGATCCTCGGGGTCCGGAAACGCCCCAAGGGGCTCATCGTCACCCTTGTCGTCAACTGGCTGGTGAAGCCGTTTTCGATGGCGCTTTTCGGATACCTCTTTTTCAAGCACCTGTTCCTGCCCTGGATCGGACCGGAATTGGCGGACCAGTACCTTGCCGGCACCATTATTCTCGCCGCTGCGCCGTGCACGGCGATGGTCTTCGTCTGGAGCTACCTGACGGACGGGGACCCGGCCTACACCCTGGTCCAGGTCTCCGTGAACGACCTCATCATGCTGGTCCTGTTCGCCCCGGTTGTGAAGTTCCTGATCAGCGGCGCCTCCTCCCTGGCGGTGCCCTTCATGGTGCTCATCTACGCGGTCCTCTTTTTCATCGTCATCCCGCTGGCCGCAGGGGTCGTTTCGAGGACCTGGCTTCTCCGGGCAAAGGGGAGCGAATGGTTCGAGAGGTTCCTGTCGGTACTCCATCCCGTGACGGTCGTGGCGCTGCTGGCCACCCTGGTGTGCATCTTCGCGTTCCAGGCGGACAACATCACTGCGCGGTCGTTCCACATTCTCCTGATCGCCGTGCCTATATCGATCCAGGTCTACTTCAACTCGTCGTTGACCTATGGCCTGATGAAGTGGCTGAAAGTTCCGCACAACGTGGCGGCCCCCGGGGCCCTGATCGGCGCGAGCAACTTCTTCGAGCTGGCCGTTGCCACCGCGATCGCCCTCTACGGGCCCGGATCCGGCGCGGCGTTGGCCACCGTGGTCGGGGTCCTGGTGGAAGTCCCCGTGATGCTATCGGTCTGCTCGTTCTGCAACCGGACCCGCCACTGGTTCCCCGCGGAAGCCGGCCGTCCCGATTGA
- a CDS encoding molybdopterin-dependent oxidoreductase has translation MKISRRDFLKVSATTGAMAAVGMYSLNAFAADHVSKSPLESPGAWIPTTCQGCTAWCPAELFVQEGRIVKVRGNRFSKANGGHVCPRGHMIVQQVYDPDRVKVPMKRTNANKGRGVDPKFVPITWDEALDTIADRMMSLRKANEPEKLMYMRGRYSPTSTDLLYGTLPKIFGTPNYFSHSAICAEAEKMGPGYTQGYFGYRDYDLARTKCLVVWGCDPLSSNRQVPNAIDKFGRILDRGVVFAVDPRLSASAAKATEWLPIKPGEDGALAAALAHAIMTEGMWSKEFVGDFKDGKNLFKAGATVDEASFTEKQTHGVVKWWNLELKDKTPAWAANKTLIPEDQILRVARAMGKAGSATAVWMGPGVAMTPRGTYAAMAVYALNGILGSIETEGGVMQGSSAPTEKFPSLDKYVDELAKKAGKGKKLDGRGAKDMPAMMSAKPGSGVVTNNVANGLLKDPDAVKVFISSWSNFAFSCTGAQRWEKALERIPFFVHMVTNASEMTQFADIVLPATFAPAEKFSIIASMANLHGHLSIQQPAGKTLWQVKAEETEVMWLLAEKLKARGFSNLHDYYASFADPETGKKPANAAEFAEIAARISSQKVWNGKEKMKGDQVAGWAEFRKRGIYNTETYPYRKNWGKVDPATGKFEGKFKTETKKFEFYSETMKKAFGEHAKKHNVTIDEVLQASGYEARGELAFVPHYESPKRWGNEKEFPFTFIDYKSRLNREGRSQNIAWYHEFKAVDVGDRSWDDVAKINPADASRLDIRDGDRIRLTSVTGSILATARLWQGVRPGTVAKCYGQGHWAYGRVAALDYSKFLPRGGNNNEILPDDYDRLSGSTARNGGFTGVKIEKA, from the coding sequence ATGAAGATCAGCCGCAGGGATTTCCTTAAAGTTTCGGCGACGACAGGGGCCATGGCGGCGGTGGGAATGTATTCTCTGAATGCGTTTGCCGCCGACCATGTCTCCAAATCGCCCTTGGAGAGCCCGGGAGCGTGGATCCCCACCACGTGCCAGGGGTGCACCGCCTGGTGTCCCGCCGAGTTATTCGTCCAGGAGGGGCGGATAGTCAAGGTTCGGGGCAACCGGTTCTCAAAGGCAAACGGCGGACATGTCTGTCCGCGCGGCCACATGATCGTTCAGCAGGTGTACGATCCCGACCGGGTCAAAGTGCCCATGAAAAGGACCAATGCGAATAAAGGGCGCGGCGTCGACCCGAAGTTCGTGCCGATCACCTGGGACGAGGCGCTGGACACCATCGCCGACAGGATGATGTCGCTGCGCAAGGCTAACGAGCCCGAGAAGCTCATGTACATGAGAGGCCGGTACTCGCCCACTTCCACAGACCTGCTTTACGGAACCCTGCCGAAGATCTTCGGCACCCCCAACTACTTCTCCCACAGCGCAATTTGCGCCGAGGCCGAGAAGATGGGGCCCGGATATACCCAGGGGTATTTCGGATACCGCGATTACGATCTTGCCAGGACCAAATGCCTTGTGGTCTGGGGTTGCGACCCCTTAAGCTCCAACCGCCAGGTGCCGAACGCCATAGACAAGTTCGGCCGGATACTTGACCGGGGCGTCGTGTTCGCCGTCGATCCCCGCCTTTCGGCCTCGGCCGCCAAGGCGACGGAATGGCTGCCGATAAAGCCGGGGGAGGACGGCGCGCTCGCCGCAGCCCTCGCGCACGCCATCATGACTGAAGGCATGTGGAGCAAGGAATTCGTCGGCGATTTCAAGGACGGCAAGAACCTCTTCAAAGCCGGCGCCACCGTCGACGAGGCGTCATTCACGGAGAAGCAGACACACGGCGTCGTGAAGTGGTGGAACCTGGAGCTGAAGGACAAGACCCCCGCATGGGCCGCGAATAAGACCTTGATCCCCGAGGACCAGATCCTCCGCGTGGCCCGGGCTATGGGCAAGGCCGGGTCCGCCACGGCCGTCTGGATGGGTCCGGGGGTGGCGATGACTCCCCGCGGCACCTATGCCGCCATGGCGGTCTACGCCCTGAACGGCATACTCGGCTCGATCGAGACCGAGGGTGGTGTCATGCAGGGCTCGAGCGCTCCGACGGAAAAATTCCCCTCTCTCGATAAATACGTCGACGAGCTTGCGAAAAAAGCCGGCAAGGGGAAGAAGTTGGACGGCCGAGGAGCGAAGGACATGCCGGCCATGATGAGCGCGAAGCCGGGCAGCGGGGTGGTCACAAACAACGTGGCCAACGGGTTGTTGAAAGATCCGGACGCGGTCAAGGTCTTCATCAGCTCCTGGAGCAACTTCGCCTTCTCCTGCACCGGCGCCCAGCGCTGGGAGAAGGCCCTGGAAAGGATTCCCTTCTTCGTGCACATGGTGACCAACGCGTCGGAGATGACTCAATTCGCCGATATCGTCCTCCCGGCGACCTTCGCGCCCGCGGAGAAATTTTCGATCATCGCCAGCATGGCGAACCTGCACGGCCACCTCTCGATCCAGCAGCCCGCCGGAAAGACACTGTGGCAGGTCAAGGCCGAAGAGACAGAGGTGATGTGGCTTTTGGCTGAAAAGCTCAAGGCCAGAGGCTTTTCCAACCTGCACGATTACTATGCCTCCTTCGCCGATCCGGAAACCGGGAAGAAGCCGGCGAACGCCGCCGAGTTCGCGGAAATCGCCGCAAGGATTTCCAGCCAGAAAGTGTGGAACGGGAAGGAGAAGATGAAAGGGGACCAGGTCGCGGGCTGGGCGGAGTTCCGCAAGCGGGGGATATACAACACCGAGACCTACCCCTACAGGAAGAACTGGGGAAAGGTTGACCCCGCGACCGGGAAGTTCGAGGGCAAGTTCAAGACCGAAACGAAGAAGTTCGAGTTCTACAGCGAAACGATGAAGAAGGCCTTCGGGGAGCACGCGAAGAAGCACAACGTCACGATCGACGAAGTACTTCAGGCCAGCGGCTACGAGGCCCGCGGCGAGTTGGCCTTCGTCCCGCACTACGAGTCGCCGAAGCGATGGGGGAACGAGAAGGAGTTCCCCTTCACCTTCATCGATTACAAGTCGCGCCTGAACCGTGAGGGGCGCAGCCAGAACATCGCCTGGTACCACGAGTTCAAGGCGGTGGACGTCGGCGACAGGAGCTGGGACGACGTCGCAAAGATCAATCCCGCGGACGCATCCAGGCTGGATATCCGGGACGGCGACAGGATCCGTCTCACATCCGTAACCGGCTCGATCCTCGCCACGGCCAGGCTGTGGCAGGGGGTGCGGCCCGGAACCGTGGCCAAGTGCTACGGACAGGGGCACTGGGCCTACGGCCGCGTGGCGGCGCTGGATTATTCGAAGTTCCTGCCGAGGGGCGGAAACAACAACGAGATCCTCCCGGACGACTACGACCGTCTCAGCGGCTCGACCGCCCGCAACGGCGGCTTCACCGGCGTCAAGATAGAGAAGGCCTGA
- a CDS encoding molybdopterin molybdotransferase MoeA yields MAVTYEEALASVLPIIRTQDVHRVSLANVAGEILAEDVLADRNIPPFPRAAMDGYAVIWTGRETGTTYRVVGTVNPGSEWQGDAAASDCVGIMTGASVPPPFDTVIQVELSEAAPGGCVRFTGSVKRGEHIAKEGEDVRKGALLIPSGTLVSPHHVAILSSAGMWEVPAYKRPSVAVIATGSELLEPWESARGAMIRNTNSHFLLSALKELGFHDVRYLGIVPDDRDRIVAKIREGLDCDFLLLSGGVSVGEVDIVPDCLKECGVRKILHKVAVKPGKPIFAGESAGGGIVIGLPGNPVAVMVHFHMFIRPLLLKASGAAEYLPKPIHLPLSADAFNKSGGKKFTIARLESRDGKTHVVEIPSHGSGDYVSAGRADGVFEIPLGTVRLPAGHIVRFYPIWGNFLSDGNQ; encoded by the coding sequence GTGGCCGTCACCTACGAAGAAGCGCTTGCATCCGTGCTGCCGATCATACGCACGCAGGATGTCCACCGCGTCTCCCTTGCGAACGTCGCCGGAGAAATACTTGCGGAAGACGTCCTCGCGGACCGGAACATTCCACCCTTTCCCCGGGCGGCAATGGACGGATACGCGGTGATCTGGACGGGCCGGGAAACCGGGACGACCTACAGGGTAGTCGGAACCGTCAACCCGGGGAGCGAGTGGCAGGGCGATGCGGCGGCATCCGACTGCGTCGGCATTATGACCGGAGCGAGTGTCCCTCCGCCCTTCGACACGGTCATCCAGGTGGAGCTTTCCGAGGCGGCTCCGGGAGGCTGTGTCCGTTTTACCGGGTCCGTAAAACGCGGGGAGCACATCGCAAAAGAGGGGGAGGACGTCCGAAAAGGCGCCCTGCTAATTCCTTCGGGGACGCTCGTGTCGCCGCATCACGTCGCAATCCTGTCATCGGCGGGCATGTGGGAGGTCCCTGCCTACAAGCGGCCATCCGTGGCGGTTATCGCCACGGGCAGCGAGCTGCTCGAACCCTGGGAAAGCGCGCGTGGAGCCATGATTCGCAATACCAATTCCCACTTCCTCCTCTCCGCGCTGAAGGAACTCGGTTTCCATGACGTCCGGTACCTGGGTATCGTCCCGGATGACAGGGACCGCATCGTCGCAAAGATACGCGAGGGACTCGACTGCGATTTCCTCCTGCTTTCAGGAGGCGTCTCGGTAGGAGAGGTGGACATCGTTCCGGATTGCCTGAAGGAATGCGGCGTCCGGAAGATCCTTCACAAGGTTGCCGTCAAACCGGGCAAGCCCATCTTCGCCGGAGAATCTGCCGGCGGAGGGATCGTGATCGGTCTGCCCGGAAACCCGGTCGCGGTGATGGTCCATTTCCACATGTTCATCCGGCCGCTGCTTCTGAAAGCGTCCGGGGCGGCGGAATATCTTCCGAAACCGATCCACCTGCCGCTTTCCGCAGATGCCTTCAACAAAAGCGGGGGTAAGAAATTCACGATAGCGAGGCTTGAATCGAGGGACGGCAAAACGCATGTGGTGGAAATACCCTCGCACGGGTCCGGAGATTACGTCTCGGCAGGCCGCGCCGACGGGGTGTTCGAGATCCCCCTCGGGACCGTGCGGCTTCCCGCCGGCCATATCGTGCGTTTCTATCCCATCTGGGGAAATTTTCTGTCGGACGGGAATCAATGA
- a CDS encoding sigma-54-dependent Fis family transcriptional regulator — translation MNGGVILIEDDKIMRVTLEDALKGAGYEVMSFATGTAGLNAIQNTSCDVVITDVRLPDIDGFAIVREIAGRGDIQVIVMTAYGTIRDAVEAMKLGAFDYLTKPFSLDEFLLLVERALDLKRLKDENIRLRKDLNSYSRAPNIVGESAGMKKIFFLIDKVAASSSTVLLLGESGTGKEMAATTIHYRSARRSKPLIKVNCSTLPEGLIESELFGHEKGAFTGAIKRKPGRFELADGGTIFLDEVGDLPQSTQAKILRVMQERQFERIGGTETLTVDVRVIAATNRDLEKEVGAGRFREDLYYRLNVIPIVLPPLRERKEDIPALIEHFMDKYRKIQSKNVRLSKEAADAIIIHDFPGNVRELENTVERCVTLATSGVIGREELPPAIAKGQRARSLLLSDVAAEAEKNHILRVLRTTGGGKSKAAEILGISRKTLWEKINAFGIE, via the coding sequence ATGAACGGGGGCGTCATACTAATAGAGGACGACAAGATCATGCGCGTGACCCTGGAAGACGCGCTGAAAGGGGCCGGGTACGAGGTCATGTCTTTCGCTACAGGCACCGCGGGCCTCAATGCCATACAAAACACATCGTGCGACGTCGTGATAACCGACGTGAGGCTCCCGGACATCGACGGGTTCGCCATCGTAAGGGAAATCGCGGGGCGGGGAGACATCCAGGTCATCGTGATGACCGCCTACGGCACCATAAGGGACGCGGTGGAAGCGATGAAGCTGGGGGCCTTCGATTACCTTACCAAGCCCTTCTCGCTCGACGAGTTCCTGTTGCTCGTCGAAAGGGCGCTCGATCTCAAGCGCCTGAAGGACGAGAACATCCGGCTCAGGAAAGACCTGAACTCGTATTCCCGCGCTCCGAACATCGTGGGCGAAAGCGCAGGGATGAAGAAGATCTTCTTCCTCATCGACAAGGTGGCCGCATCCTCGTCTACCGTTCTCCTCCTCGGCGAAAGCGGCACGGGCAAGGAGATGGCCGCCACGACAATTCACTATCGCAGCGCCAGGAGGAGCAAGCCGCTGATCAAGGTCAACTGTTCGACGCTTCCCGAGGGGCTGATAGAGAGCGAGCTCTTCGGCCATGAAAAAGGGGCGTTCACCGGAGCGATAAAAAGAAAGCCCGGCCGGTTCGAGCTTGCCGACGGAGGAACCATATTCCTCGACGAGGTGGGGGACCTGCCCCAGTCCACCCAGGCGAAGATACTGCGTGTCATGCAGGAGCGGCAGTTCGAGAGGATCGGCGGGACGGAAACGCTGACCGTCGACGTGCGAGTGATCGCGGCGACGAACAGGGACCTCGAAAAGGAGGTCGGGGCAGGGCGGTTCAGGGAAGACCTGTATTACCGGCTGAACGTCATTCCGATCGTGCTTCCACCCTTGAGGGAGCGGAAGGAGGACATCCCGGCCCTGATCGAACACTTCATGGACAAATACAGGAAAATCCAGTCGAAGAACGTAAGGCTTTCGAAGGAAGCGGCGGATGCGATTATCATTCACGATTTCCCCGGGAACGTCAGGGAGCTCGAGAACACCGTTGAGCGGTGCGTCACACTCGCGACATCGGGCGTGATCGGCAGGGAGGAACTCCCCCCGGCGATAGCGAAGGGACAGCGGGCGAGGAGCCTTCTTCTTTCCGATGTCGCCGCTGAAGCGGAGAAGAACCATATTCTGCGCGTGCTGCGAACTACCGGGGGTGGGAAATCGAAAGCTGCCGAAATCCTGGGCATCAGCAGGAAGACGCTCTGGGAAAAAATAAATGCGTTCGGGATCGAATGA
- a CDS encoding ABC transporter ATP-binding protein, with the protein MEVLKVEGLGKIFGAGRLEVRALEDIHLSVNAGDLVALLGPSGSGKTTMLLCASLILEPTKGKIVFDGQTIFQKNGWAGGVDIRRIRREKMGFIFQAHNLIPFLTARQNVMFPLDLVGREGDAARERVMELLDYMEIADRADYLPALLSGGEQQRVAIARALANNPRLILADEPTASLDTPRGKKVMTLLKKIAKENRSAVVAVTHDVRMIEGFDHVYHLKDGRLDRNH; encoded by the coding sequence ATGGAAGTCCTTAAGGTCGAGGGCCTCGGCAAGATTTTCGGGGCCGGCCGACTGGAAGTGCGGGCCCTGGAGGATATCCATCTTTCGGTGAACGCCGGGGATCTGGTGGCCCTGTTGGGGCCAAGCGGCTCCGGCAAAACCACCATGCTGCTATGCGCCAGCCTGATCCTGGAACCAACCAAAGGCAAGATCGTCTTTGACGGCCAGACGATCTTTCAGAAAAACGGCTGGGCCGGAGGCGTCGACATCCGGCGTATCCGGCGTGAGAAAATGGGTTTCATCTTCCAGGCCCACAATCTCATTCCCTTTCTCACAGCCCGGCAAAACGTCATGTTTCCTCTTGATCTGGTGGGTCGTGAAGGGGATGCCGCCCGGGAGCGGGTCATGGAACTGCTGGACTACATGGAGATCGCCGACCGGGCCGACTACCTGCCTGCCCTGCTTTCCGGCGGCGAGCAGCAGCGGGTGGCCATCGCGCGGGCCCTGGCCAACAACCCCAGGCTGATTCTGGCCGACGAGCCCACCGCCTCCCTGGACACTCCCCGGGGCAAGAAGGTCATGACACTGTTAAAGAAGATCGCTAAAGAGAACCGGTCGGCGGTCGTAGCGGTTACCCATGACGTGCGCATGATCGAGGGGTTTGACCACGTTTACCATTTGAAGGACGGTCGTCTCGATCGAAACCATTAA
- the mobB gene encoding molybdopterin-guanine dinucleotide biosynthesis protein B: MTPKAIAFIARSGTGKTTLIEKILPELAARGYRVGAIKHDAHRFDIDRPGKDSHRLTAAGALTMVISSAEKLALVKKHGGSPSAEDLLRDYFSDMDIVIVEGFRSSGLPKIELHRKGKNDPLICRGENHDPSLIAAASDEPLDLDVPVLDLNDARGIADFIEANLLRACPE; encoded by the coding sequence ATGACTCCCAAGGCGATTGCCTTCATCGCCCGGTCAGGAACGGGCAAGACGACGCTGATCGAAAAAATATTGCCGGAGCTGGCGGCGCGCGGTTACCGGGTCGGAGCGATCAAGCACGATGCCCACCGTTTCGACATCGACCGTCCCGGAAAGGACAGCCACCGGCTCACCGCCGCCGGCGCGCTGACGATGGTCATCTCTTCCGCGGAGAAGCTGGCCCTTGTGAAGAAACACGGCGGGTCGCCTTCCGCGGAAGATCTTCTCCGGGATTATTTCTCCGACATGGACATCGTGATCGTCGAAGGGTTCCGCTCGAGCGGCCTCCCGAAGATCGAACTTCACCGGAAGGGGAAGAACGATCCCCTCATATGCAGGGGGGAAAACCATGATCCTTCCCTGATCGCCGCCGCCAGCGACGAACCGCTGGACCTGGACGTGCCTGTCCTGGACCTGAACGACGCGCGAGGCATCGCCGATTTCATCGAGGCAAACCTTCTACGGGCGTGCCCGGAATAG